From the Rhodococcus sp. NBC_00297 genome, one window contains:
- the opgC gene encoding OpgC domain-containing protein, protein MGPRRHEQDVNEPYSMSTPAISPSPRLGRDDAIDVVRGLCVLSMVLTHLSSGSTVWRIVHFQPWVDGASGFVLMSGLVLGMVHGRTARANGVAALRTRRLKRTALLYVAHIAIVGLAIVDGFLAHLDGLPDRGPESLSRLIFWTLTLQVNPGNVDMLSMYVVLLLSTAVSAPLLAARRGVLVLVLSALVYTAGSVSTHGALPNRPYGDAFFDVACWQFLFTGAYVLGWRWQTVVAVLRGPRALSAAIVTGTLVAAIAVLLPNDGVQEVVFGKAECGPGRIVLAWCAFVVLYQCARTAVSRAPAAVRAVRIIGSRSLACFIALCLANLVLPLAIGEDPTTVAAQIAGIGVALAMYPVALARGRVGRGLSALRDDLTSRRQTLPDQPVPPAGVTEPDGRSRTS, encoded by the coding sequence ATGGGCCCGCGACGACACGAGCAGGACGTGAACGAACCGTACTCGATGTCGACGCCTGCGATCTCACCCTCTCCGAGACTCGGTAGAGACGATGCCATCGACGTCGTCCGGGGCCTCTGCGTTCTCAGCATGGTTCTGACGCACCTCTCGTCGGGGTCGACGGTGTGGAGAATCGTGCATTTCCAACCCTGGGTGGACGGTGCCTCGGGTTTCGTCCTCATGTCCGGTCTCGTCCTGGGCATGGTGCACGGGAGGACCGCGCGGGCGAACGGTGTCGCGGCACTCCGCACCCGACGGCTGAAGCGCACCGCCCTCCTCTATGTCGCCCACATCGCCATCGTGGGTCTCGCGATCGTCGACGGATTCCTCGCCCATCTCGACGGACTCCCGGATCGAGGACCCGAGTCGTTGTCCCGCTTGATCTTCTGGACGCTCACACTGCAGGTGAATCCCGGCAACGTCGACATGCTGTCCATGTACGTCGTGCTGCTTCTCTCCACAGCCGTCAGTGCGCCGTTACTGGCTGCCAGACGAGGTGTGCTCGTCCTCGTGCTGAGCGCTCTGGTGTACACGGCGGGGTCGGTGTCGACGCACGGCGCTCTTCCCAATCGCCCGTACGGTGACGCGTTCTTCGATGTCGCCTGCTGGCAGTTCCTGTTCACGGGCGCCTATGTGCTCGGGTGGCGATGGCAGACCGTCGTCGCAGTGCTCCGTGGCCCTCGCGCCCTGTCTGCTGCGATCGTGACAGGAACGTTGGTGGCTGCGATCGCTGTCCTCCTGCCGAACGACGGCGTGCAGGAGGTGGTGTTCGGGAAGGCCGAGTGCGGTCCCGGTCGCATCGTTCTCGCGTGGTGTGCCTTCGTCGTGCTCTACCAGTGCGCCAGAACGGCCGTGTCCCGTGCCCCTGCAGCGGTGCGGGCCGTACGGATCATCGGGTCGCGGAGCCTCGCGTGCTTCATCGCACTGTGTCTGGCCAATCTGGTTCTCCCGCTGGCCATCGGCGAGGACCCGACCACTGTTGCCGCTCAGATCGCCGGCATCGGCGTCGCGCTGGCGATGTATCCGGTCGCGCTGGCCCGAGGACGAGTGGGACGAGGTCTGTCCGCTCTGCGCGACGATCTCACCTCACGACGGCAGACACTGCCGGATCAGCCCGTGCCGCCGGCGGGAGTCACCGAGCCAGACGGGCGATCACGGACTTCGTGA